One Brassica napus cultivar Da-Ae chromosome A5, Da-Ae, whole genome shotgun sequence DNA window includes the following coding sequences:
- the LOC106424175 gene encoding putative cysteine-rich repeat secretory protein 37, whose amino-acid sequence MKISFSLSKHFLFPILVMPFLMIHSVSSLNLTNEYLNHKCLLDQGKYNSGSEYEDNLNRLFRKVSSDAYAVIGFTHTSIGTSTPNFLTITLQCRGDSIGSKCHTCADTAILEFHKRCPKNKGGIIWYDQCFLYVTTIKEEVPIKTNYENIFSMYNSNNVRGDGHFFAKRVMDFLSELTLKVEKTIKGVHIILYAEGEKKLGKNKLYAMVQCIQLTLDCKSCLEWSIKKLFKNSDIKQGARVLGTNCGVRYELYPFLRS is encoded by the exons atgaaaatttcattttctttatcCAAACATTTTCTTTTCCCTATTTTGGTTATGCCATTCCTCATGATACATAGTGTTTCATCATTGAACCTTACCAATGAGTATCTGAATCACAAATGCCTCCTTGATCAGGGGAAATATAACTCTGGAAGTGAGTACGAGGATAACCTCAACCGTCTCTTTCGTAAAGTTAGTAGTGATGCTTATGCTGTGATCGGTTTCACACACACAAGTATTGGAACATCGACTCCCAATTTTCTTACCATCACTCTCCAGTGTCGTGGTGACTCTATTGGGTCTAAATGCCATACATGCGCTGACACTGCAATCTTGGAG TTTCATAAGAGATGTCCGAAGAACAAAGGAGGAATAATATGGTACGACCAATGTTTTCTCTACGTTACTACAATCAAAGAAGAAGTTCCAATCAAAACTAATTACGAGAATATTTTTTCTATGTACAACTCAAATAACGTGAGAGGGGATGGACATTTTTTTGCCAAGAGGGTGATGGATTTTTTATCTGAGCTCACACTTAAAGTCGAGAAAACAATCAAGGGCGTTCACATCATACTATACGCGGAAGGGGAAAAGAAgcttggaaaaaataaattgtatgcAATGGTGCAGTGTATACAACTAACATTAGATTGTAAGAGTTGTTTGGAATGGAGTATCAAAAAGCTCTTCAAAAACAGTGACATTAAACAAGGAGCAAGAGTTTTGGGTACCAATTGTGGTGTAAGATATGAGCTATACCCTTTTCTTAGGAGTTAA